A stretch of Ischnura elegans chromosome 4, ioIscEleg1.1, whole genome shotgun sequence DNA encodes these proteins:
- the LOC124157945 gene encoding bestrophin-1-like isoform X2, with amino-acid sequence MHCVALYVNGDDETGRMARRTMMRYLNLSLVLVLRSISSAVKRRFPTLEHVVDSGFMTELELEMYRSVPSVEFNTYWIPCTWFVSLLKETRQARRITDSNGLKIIMEEFSEFRSKCGLLWSYDWVSIPLVYTQVVTIATYSFFMAALVGRQFVEGKSKGYQMEVDIYLPVFTILQFFFFMGLLKVAEQLINPFGDDDEDFELNWLIDRHIKVSYLGVDTLLNRIPPIVKDMYFNATDLTLPYTKAAVAYKKKTYRGSVHDMMVPEEKQSMFLPEILEEEEESEHDYDGRVNTSGNLPPRSKGSFGRIDIASRAVFPEIITPIHSRRKLVARVKGDRQAPSSPKAASSSSQGKEEGSGRSNFSSQIHAGNTEGGDEGRSDSVSSLEEEEVDAANAQQDSGGGAPSSDVLQVPSPQHHLQLQQRPSTNSLHLGTPEPSARTEPAFPSKPEDSGAGPPQQRPPVAPATTRRRPSTTSTGGGKSRNVVRWKPLEGAYSTPFVTTPPIGPGGDRGTPLQTFVSMTKGRAKSSLERLARSMTRADPTDQRLAELLREAEEFKAAAAGRRGAAAPPHRTSSLPDMGTPLSCSRLQPENGGCGDFRRESEGGQSWGGDRGETPDRNSRLRVEQSANGGGQRLRRGGSDCANQGKCWPV; translated from the exons ATGCACTGTGTGGCGCTCTACGTGAACGGCGACGATGAGACGGGACGCATGGCGCGCCGCACCATGATGCGCTACCTCAACCTCTCCCTCGTCCTCGTGCTCCGCTCCATCAGCTCGGCCGTCAAGAGGCGCTTCCCCACCCTCGAGCACGTCGTCGACTCAG GCTTCATGACGGAACTGGAGCTTGAGATGTACCGATCTGTGCCAAGCGTGGAGTTCAACACCTACTGGATCCCGTGCACCTGGTTCGTCAGCCTCCTGAAGGAAACCCGCCAAGCACGCCGAATAACGGATTCCAATGGACTCAAAATAATTATGGAG GAGTTTTCAGAGTTCCGCTCCAAATGTGGTCTTCTCTGGAGCTATGACTGGGTCAGCATTCCATTGGTGTACACGCAG gtggtcaccatcgcCACGTATTCCTTCTTCATGGCAGCGCTAGTCGGAAGGCAGTTTGTGGAAGGGAAGAGCAAGGGTTACCAAATGGAGGTCGACATATATTTGCCCGTCTTCACGATTCTGCAGTTTTTCTTCTTTATGGGACTCCTGAAG GTTGCGGAGCAGCTCATCAATCCATTTGGGGATGATGACGAAGACTTCGAGCTTAATTGGCTGATAGATAGGCATATTAAG GTTTCGTATTTGGGAGTGGATACGCTTCTGAACCGGATTCCACCAATAGtgaaagatatgtatttcaaCGCCACTGATCTCACCTTGCCATACACAAAAGCAGCCGTGGCATACAAAAAGAAGACCTACAGAGGATCAGTCCACGACATGAT GGTCCCCGAGGAAAAGCAGTCCATGTTCCTCCCGGAGATattggaggaagaggaggagagtgAACACGATTACGACGGGCGGGTGAACACGAGCGGCAATTTGCCGCCGCGAAGCAAGGGCTCCTTCGGTCGGATCGACATCGCCAGCCGCGCAGTCTTCCCGGAGATCATCACGCCCATCCACTCCAGACGAAAGCTGGTTGCCAGGGTCAAAGGCGACAGGCAGGCCCCCTCCTCGCCCAAGGCCGCGTCTTCCTCGTCGCAGGGCAAAGAAGAGGGCTCTGGTCG ATCGAACTTCTCGTCTCAGATCCATGCTGGAAACACTGAAGGGGGCGACGAGGGCCGCTCGGACAGCGTTTCTTCGCtggaggaggaagaagtagacgcgGCGAATGCACAGCAGGACAGCGGCGGCGGAGCGCCGTCCAGCGACGTCCTCCAGGTGCCATCGCCGCAGCACCACCTTCAGCTCCAGCAGAGGCCTTCCACCAACTCACTGCACCTCGGCACCCCGGAGCCCAGCGCCAGAACCGAGCCCGCCTTCCCCTCAAAACCGGAAGACTCCGGAGCCGGGCCACCGCAACAAAGGCCTCCGGTTGCCCCGGCGACCACCCGCCGGAGGCCTTCCACTACCTCAACCGGAGGGGGCAAGAGCCGAAACGTCGTGCGGTGGAAACCTCTGGAAGGGGCCTATTCCACGCCCTTCGTGACCACGCCCCCCATCGGCCCTGGCGGAGACAGGGGCACGCCCCTGCAGACCTTCGTGTCGATGACCAAGGGACGGGCCAAGTCGAGCCTGGAGCGGCTGGCGCGCTCCATGACCAGGGCCGACCCCACGGACCAGAGGCTCGCGGAGCTGCTTCGGGAAGCCGAAGAGTTCAAGGCCGCGGCGGCGGGCAGGCGCGGGGCGGCCGCACCCCCGCACCGCACCTCCAGCCTGCCGGACATGGGTACGCCGCTGAGCTGCTCCCGCCTTCAGCCGGAAAACGGCGGTTGCGGTGACTTCCGGCGCGAGAGCGAGGGTGGTCAGAGCTGGGGCGGGGACAGGGGGGAAACCCCTGATCGGAACAGCCGGCTGCGCGTGGAGCAGTCCGCCAACGGTGGGGGTCAGAGGTTAAGACGTGGAGGGTCGGACTGCGCCAACCAAGGGAAGTGCTGGCCGGTTTAG
- the LOC124157945 gene encoding bestrophin-1-like isoform X1 encodes MTVSYQYEVASSTSGGFTRLLFKWRGSLWKLIYRELFLYLVAFGILSALYRHAFGEEQKRLFEKVVVYCDTFINLIPLSFVLGFYVAYVASRWWQQYMAIPWPDKLMHCVALYVNGDDETGRMARRTMMRYLNLSLVLVLRSISSAVKRRFPTLEHVVDSGFMTELELEMYRSVPSVEFNTYWIPCTWFVSLLKETRQARRITDSNGLKIIMEEFSEFRSKCGLLWSYDWVSIPLVYTQVVTIATYSFFMAALVGRQFVEGKSKGYQMEVDIYLPVFTILQFFFFMGLLKVAEQLINPFGDDDEDFELNWLIDRHIKVSYLGVDTLLNRIPPIVKDMYFNATDLTLPYTKAAVAYKKKTYRGSVHDMMVPEEKQSMFLPEILEEEEESEHDYDGRVNTSGNLPPRSKGSFGRIDIASRAVFPEIITPIHSRRKLVARVKGDRQAPSSPKAASSSSQGKEEGSGRSNFSSQIHAGNTEGGDEGRSDSVSSLEEEEVDAANAQQDSGGGAPSSDVLQVPSPQHHLQLQQRPSTNSLHLGTPEPSARTEPAFPSKPEDSGAGPPQQRPPVAPATTRRRPSTTSTGGGKSRNVVRWKPLEGAYSTPFVTTPPIGPGGDRGTPLQTFVSMTKGRAKSSLERLARSMTRADPTDQRLAELLREAEEFKAAAAGRRGAAAPPHRTSSLPDMGTPLSCSRLQPENGGCGDFRRESEGGQSWGGDRGETPDRNSRLRVEQSANGGGQRLRRGGSDCANQGKCWPV; translated from the exons GTTATTCGAGAAAGTGGTGGTGTACTGCGACACATTCATCAACCTCATCCCGCTCTCTTTCGTGCTGGGATTCTACGTTGCTTACGTGGCATCCAGATGGTGGCAGCAGTACATGGCCATACCATGGCCTGACAA GCTGATGCACTGTGTGGCGCTCTACGTGAACGGCGACGATGAGACGGGACGCATGGCGCGCCGCACCATGATGCGCTACCTCAACCTCTCCCTCGTCCTCGTGCTCCGCTCCATCAGCTCGGCCGTCAAGAGGCGCTTCCCCACCCTCGAGCACGTCGTCGACTCAG GCTTCATGACGGAACTGGAGCTTGAGATGTACCGATCTGTGCCAAGCGTGGAGTTCAACACCTACTGGATCCCGTGCACCTGGTTCGTCAGCCTCCTGAAGGAAACCCGCCAAGCACGCCGAATAACGGATTCCAATGGACTCAAAATAATTATGGAG GAGTTTTCAGAGTTCCGCTCCAAATGTGGTCTTCTCTGGAGCTATGACTGGGTCAGCATTCCATTGGTGTACACGCAG gtggtcaccatcgcCACGTATTCCTTCTTCATGGCAGCGCTAGTCGGAAGGCAGTTTGTGGAAGGGAAGAGCAAGGGTTACCAAATGGAGGTCGACATATATTTGCCCGTCTTCACGATTCTGCAGTTTTTCTTCTTTATGGGACTCCTGAAG GTTGCGGAGCAGCTCATCAATCCATTTGGGGATGATGACGAAGACTTCGAGCTTAATTGGCTGATAGATAGGCATATTAAG GTTTCGTATTTGGGAGTGGATACGCTTCTGAACCGGATTCCACCAATAGtgaaagatatgtatttcaaCGCCACTGATCTCACCTTGCCATACACAAAAGCAGCCGTGGCATACAAAAAGAAGACCTACAGAGGATCAGTCCACGACATGAT GGTCCCCGAGGAAAAGCAGTCCATGTTCCTCCCGGAGATattggaggaagaggaggagagtgAACACGATTACGACGGGCGGGTGAACACGAGCGGCAATTTGCCGCCGCGAAGCAAGGGCTCCTTCGGTCGGATCGACATCGCCAGCCGCGCAGTCTTCCCGGAGATCATCACGCCCATCCACTCCAGACGAAAGCTGGTTGCCAGGGTCAAAGGCGACAGGCAGGCCCCCTCCTCGCCCAAGGCCGCGTCTTCCTCGTCGCAGGGCAAAGAAGAGGGCTCTGGTCG ATCGAACTTCTCGTCTCAGATCCATGCTGGAAACACTGAAGGGGGCGACGAGGGCCGCTCGGACAGCGTTTCTTCGCtggaggaggaagaagtagacgcgGCGAATGCACAGCAGGACAGCGGCGGCGGAGCGCCGTCCAGCGACGTCCTCCAGGTGCCATCGCCGCAGCACCACCTTCAGCTCCAGCAGAGGCCTTCCACCAACTCACTGCACCTCGGCACCCCGGAGCCCAGCGCCAGAACCGAGCCCGCCTTCCCCTCAAAACCGGAAGACTCCGGAGCCGGGCCACCGCAACAAAGGCCTCCGGTTGCCCCGGCGACCACCCGCCGGAGGCCTTCCACTACCTCAACCGGAGGGGGCAAGAGCCGAAACGTCGTGCGGTGGAAACCTCTGGAAGGGGCCTATTCCACGCCCTTCGTGACCACGCCCCCCATCGGCCCTGGCGGAGACAGGGGCACGCCCCTGCAGACCTTCGTGTCGATGACCAAGGGACGGGCCAAGTCGAGCCTGGAGCGGCTGGCGCGCTCCATGACCAGGGCCGACCCCACGGACCAGAGGCTCGCGGAGCTGCTTCGGGAAGCCGAAGAGTTCAAGGCCGCGGCGGCGGGCAGGCGCGGGGCGGCCGCACCCCCGCACCGCACCTCCAGCCTGCCGGACATGGGTACGCCGCTGAGCTGCTCCCGCCTTCAGCCGGAAAACGGCGGTTGCGGTGACTTCCGGCGCGAGAGCGAGGGTGGTCAGAGCTGGGGCGGGGACAGGGGGGAAACCCCTGATCGGAACAGCCGGCTGCGCGTGGAGCAGTCCGCCAACGGTGGGGGTCAGAGGTTAAGACGTGGAGGGTCGGACTGCGCCAACCAAGGGAAGTGCTGGCCGGTTTAG